A single Lactuca sativa cultivar Salinas chromosome 8, Lsat_Salinas_v11, whole genome shotgun sequence DNA region contains:
- the LOC111895900 gene encoding protein FAR1-RELATED SEQUENCE 9-like, whose translation MRIKYEVKSNCWLNDMYNQRIHWAKPFLKDIFFAGMTTTGRSESINSFFDGFVNSRTMLNEFIVQYDKAVESRRAAEEDEDFKTMNSRPILSLVHPIKAKAGQFYTRKMFDTFKKEWTEAITNLTHDTITKTTEESTYRVGQLDVDNKYWCIVTFCSLNQVSITCSCSMYETNEILCKHSLYVMKKKHVQELPNQYILP comes from the coding sequence ATGCGTATTAAGTATGAAGTGAAAAGCAATTGTTGGCTTAATGACATGTATAACCAACGTATACATTGGGCTAAACCCTTCTTGAAGGATATTTTCTTTGCTGGTATGACCACAACCGGACGAAGTGAGAGTATCAATTCATTTTTTGATGGATTTGTTAACTCGAGGACCATGTTAAATGAATTCATTGTACAATATGACAAAGCAGTTGAGTCACGAAGGGCTGctgaagaagatgaagacttcAAGACTATGAACTCGAGACCAATACTTTCTTTAGTGCATCCAATCAAAGCAAAAGCAGGTCAATTTTATACTAGAAAGATGTTTGATACTTTCAAAAAAGAATGGACCGAAGCTATTACCAATTTGACTCATGACACCATAACAAAAACTACAGAAGAAAGCACATATAGAGTTGGGCAATTGGATGTTGATAACAAATATTGGTGTATTGTTACCTTTTGTTCTTTAAATCAAGTCAGTATCACATGTTCGTGTTCTATGTATGAGACAAATGAGATTTTATGCAAACATAGCTTATATGTGATGAAGAAGAAGCATGTTCAAGAACTGCCAAATCAATATATTTTACCGTGA
- the LOC111895901 gene encoding protein FAR1-RELATED SEQUENCE 3-like, with amino-acid sequence MVQLGQEGLKPSQNKKVVNTLKTSNVVDVTSKQCVDVLSGHRKQHRGKDLYGLIKHFQDKTLLDNDQYFVLDLSDDGYPRNIFWADGRSRDAYTKFIDVVVFDVTYMTNKFKMPFAPFTGVNHHGQSILFGGVLLENEKEEIF; translated from the coding sequence ATGGTGCAATTAGGTCAAGAAGGGTTGAAACCTTCTCAGAATAAAAAGGTTGTTAATACACTGAAAACCTCAAATGTAGTTGATGTAACTTCAAAGCAATGTGTTGATGTTTTATCTGGGCATCGAAAACAACATAGAGGAAAGGACTTGTATGGACTTATAAAACATTTTCAAGATAAAACATTACTTGACAATGACCAATATTTTGTCTTGGATTTGTCTGATGATGGGTATCCTAGAAATATCTTTTGGGCTGATGGTAGATCAAGAGATGCCTATACAAAATTCATAgatgttgttgtgtttgatgtcactTATATGACTAACAAATTCAAGATGCCTTTTGCTCCCTTTACTGGGGTGAATCATCATGGGCAGTCTATACTTTTTGGTGGTGTATTGCTTGAAAATGAAAAGGAAGAGATATTTTAA